DNA from Rubripirellula lacrimiformis:
CGGTCGCCTGCAACCGGTCCGCCATTTCACGAACGGAGATGCGGTCAAGGTACTTCCATTCCAACGCCAACCGTTGCTTCTCTGGCAGCCTATCCATCACATCGCGAACTTCTTCGCGTCGGATCTCTCGATCGTGTTCGCTATCCGGTGTCACGCTGTCGTGCATTTCTTTGGTCAGACCCGATTGTTGGATCAAATGCTGGACGCGAGCTGCCGCTCGGAAATGGTCCTGGATCTTTTTGGAAGCGACAGATCGCAACCATGCACTTGGAAATTCAATTTCCACGTCTTTTTGGACAGCCACCACAAGAGCCAACACCGACTCGCTAACGATATCCTCCGCAAGGTGCCGGTCGCCGTTGACGCGAGCGAATACGTAACGCCAGATCGACGGCACAAAGCACTCATTTAAGTGCTGTGCCGCAATGGGATCCTGTTTGCGAAGTCGATCGACGAATTCAACGTTGTTCAAAATGGTCCTTCTAATTCGCACCCGAAGTTTTGCTCAGGTGC
Protein-coding regions in this window:
- a CDS encoding RNA polymerase sigma factor, whose product is MNNVEFVDRLRKQDPIAAQHLNECFVPSIWRYVFARVNGDRHLAEDIVSESVLALVVAVQKDVEIEFPSAWLRSVASKKIQDHFRAAARVQHLIQQSGLTKEMHDSVTPDSEHDREIRREEVRDVMDRLPEKQRLALEWKYLDRISVREMADRLQATEKSVESILFRARNAFRKAIGMNKNDPKEPKDSSRSPFLSNTTTIETIDLTGSSRPDPAPAHKPNPACDDRSPQPPIDPSNDPTLPNEMLRGRS